Genomic DNA from Ctenopharyngodon idella isolate HZGC_01 chromosome 1, HZGC01, whole genome shotgun sequence:
aaAATCAACATCAGTTCATGAAGTCAGCTTATGTAATGTTGAACTTGGGTTTTCTGAGTAAAAGGCATAGTATGTGAATAGTGCTGAttactagatttttacatttaagaCATTAGGTAAAGTTAACTAAAAAGTGTCAGTTAAAATCACTGTTgaattttacagtgtatgaaaTGTTTTCTTTGCCTCATGTTCAAATACAGCAAATAAACTTAACATATCTTAATAGAAAGAggtaaaaattattatatgacAACTTTTTGTGTGATCATGAGAAttcaagattttttattttgatctatgactgttttaatgctcaaaacactcaaaacacacGGAGTCTTTGAATTtagtattaattaataaactGTCATTTGTTTCTCAAATGTATGCATTAATCTATAGGTTTGTCCAAGACAATGTCAATAAACTTAAACATAAAcattgtattaaataaataactattcCCATTATATTATATCAAATTATAAACAGATGAATATTTACCTATTATTGGCTGATTTTCTGGTGGGGCTTTCTTCTCCTTTTCGATCAAAcatgtttcatgttttctgtcactttgatttccatctttttctctctcatttgtTGCTGTTTGTTCTTTCTGAACACTGTTTTCTGTCTCTTCTTGTCTGATCAGATGCTCTGGACTGTTGTTCTCTTTCTCTTGGCTTGTTATTTTCTCCTCTAGACTGATCTTCTCTTTGCTGTCTTGTGTTGTCCTTGTCTTATCTTCGCTCTTCTTTGGGTAGATCTCTTTAACATAATGTTCTCGTCCGTTCTTCCTCACCACTTCATCAATATTCTCCAACAGACTGGCGATCTGCTTCCTATCTCtcttgtttttatgaatgaTCACATCACATTTCTCTTCACAGAAGCTCAGAAGTTCTCTAGTTTTTCTGTCCAGCCTGAACTCGATCCATTCTCGTTTGGACATCGCCTCTCTTCCCGTGAACAACACCATTGTGAACCTGAAAGCATCCTTTCCAAAGTGCTCATAAATCTTTTTCACGATCTTCACCACGTCTTCTGTGAATCTGTCGAGTCTGATGACGAGCAGGAACACGTGAGGACCAGGATCAGAGAGATCCAGACTCTTCCTCATTTGGTTTTTCATCTCTTCATCAGTCAGGTGAGTGTTGAAGAATCCTGGAGTGTCGATGATGGAGATGTTTCTGTCTTCTACTCTTCCTCTCTGTATCTCACTCTCTCTGGTTCTGCTCTCTTTAAACGCCTCTCGACCCAGTATTACATTGCCTATTGTACTCTTTCCAGCTCCACTTTTTCCTATCAGCACAATCCTCAGATCCTGTACAGCAGATGCTTCATCAGGatctgaaataaaaagaaatcaaCATCAGAGGAAGGTTGTGggctatttttttgttgttttaatgtgattatttaataaatgttataggTACTAATTGTTTGGGTCATAAAAAGTGTGTTGCTTAATGAAACAAAGCAGGTGATTGGATGAGAGTTAAATAATAAGAGGAActggtggggaaaaaaaagtgtaaaatctAAACATGTCTTGATgtttaacaaaaacatttgttttcttatttccaaaatagataacaaaaacaaatcaaaatgacTGTATAAAATATGTACTTATAATAGTGGGCGTGATCTCTTAAAGAGACAGTGTCTTAAATACCAAACATATAATCGACAACATGAGGAACTAAAGtatcaaataaacacaagaaaatatattattaaactcAAAATGAGAACATATGACATTATATATGCCTCATATACAGAAAAGACATTTCAAATGTAGAGCAagtaattatatttttgataaaaaagaCATGTGTGATGAAATGGTTTATCAAGTAAATAGACTCTTGTAAACTTTAAGACTACAAAAATAGCTTTCAAAGAAGTTTGCTTGTAAGACTTTAAAAAGTTGACTCAATCACAATCACTTCAGCCTAAAATGACACATCTAAAAATGCAATGATCATATCTGAAACATAATAACTACAATAACAGATTATAAACTTGATAACCTGACTTCACACAGATAGTCATGTTGTCTATATGTAATAATGGTCTACTATTTTATTAACTAGCTAAACCACTGGTGCAAATACAGACACATCTAGATCATGTTGTGTTGTTTATGTGAAGATCTATATATTCAGAACTATATCACCCATTTTAACTGCGTATAAATCACATGAAAGTCGTTGAGATCAACTACAGTCTAGTTAAACAGGTTTTGCGTGTTTAATATTGTCTACAATGACTATTCTCAGTTTGTTATGATTATACCACATTAATTCAGACATACCTGTATGTGCTGGACTcatttctgtgtttgtttgattCCTGTAGTTTCTCAGCAGCTCGATCTCAGTGTGAATTCAGAGAGACGATGAAGGTGTTTGAGCTCAAGATCTTGTGATTGTGAAACTCCCTCTATTGTGGTCAACTAATGACGGTGACATGACTAACACTATATGACATGTGATTGAAAGGCATCCTGACACACTTTAATTTGggttattcaaaataaaatagtaatatttgaTGGTTGTGTAATATAGTGTTGTTTTACCTGGATGTGGATACaggttaatttaatatattgaaattaatttgaTCAATTTCAACAGCAGTATTTGAAACAAAGTTGATAAACAGACATATTTTTATACACAATTTTAGTGATCACAGGACaacagtgaaaataaaaatgtcacacTTTGGCCCTTGAGTTCATCTTTTTAGTAAAACTTCACATCCCTGAGCTGTAAATTCagtgaaataaaacacaaagctgCTGAATCTCAGACTTCACTGGATTCTCcttcagtgtgtttctgtgCTCCACCCTTCAGCACACGTTAAACCTGTTCAACAAACAGGACAAAAACACTGCATATGAAGAGTGATTTATGTCTGTATGAGTCATTGTCGGCTCAGACTCACAGTCAGTGCATGGTGCAGTTTTAAAGGTGCGGTGCACCCGTTTGAGCTCCAACCAAATCAATAAACAGAAAGTGACAATTATCACTTGCTCAGGGAGACCTTTCACACTCTGACAGAGACAATAAAGCACAGTGAAAACtatgaaaaataataacaataaaaaaataacaataatgcagaaaaataatgcatttaagtcttaaaggggtcatgaactgcattattgTATTACTTCATGTTTCCTGGgatgcacttataatgttagtatgatttttacgccaaaaattgtcataatttagaaataaaatttttcctaccctgattttatgctgcgttccaggcaggtttttgagcctGTAAGTCATGACTTTGTagcgttccaggcaagtcacgtcaaactgcctgagtgtaaacaaaccagcatggcaGACAGTacggggcttatgctcatttacaataatttcttttgccaaaggtgcttactccttgcttatttgagggaaacggaggaggaaaaatgg
This window encodes:
- the LOC127515827 gene encoding GTPase IMAP family member 8-like, with amino-acid sequence MSPAHTDPDEASAVQDLRIVLIGKSGAGKSTIGNVILGREAFKESRTRESEIQRGRVEDRNISIIDTPGFFNTHLTDEEMKNQMRKSLDLSDPGPHVFLLVIRLDRFTEDVVKIVKKIYEHFGKDAFRFTMVLFTGREAMSKREWIEFRLDRKTRELLSFCEEKCDVIIHKNKRDRKQIASLLENIDEVVRKNGREHYVKEIYPKKSEDKTRTTQDSKEKISLEEKITSQEKENNSPEHLIRQEETENSVQKEQTATNEREKDGNQSDRKHETCLIEKEKKAPPENQPIIASDLRIVLLGKSGSGKHSTANTILGRDAFKINTRFPSSPQTCEKQTAAVCGRNISVIDTPGLFDPSVTWDQLKAETVTCVEMSSPGPHVFLLVIRLDERFTDEEQNTVKWIQENIGEKAVHHTIILFTHTDHLRGKPLDEYIRDTPDLQAFTESFGGRFHSFNNKDMENHSQVTELLEKIEKMVERNEGKHYYSERFITFKGKPDKEEEETVKENPSRWLKGVFIFFIGALAVAAAVAQSGFEGL